Proteins from one Erythrolamprus reginae isolate rEryReg1 chromosome 6, rEryReg1.hap1, whole genome shotgun sequence genomic window:
- the LOC139168814 gene encoding lithostathine-like produces the protein MGHQTFWAFCLLACVMVTSLAEGFRERAKCPEEAIYYRRICYEPVYRSLSWAEAEIECQNLRSGGHLATLRTAAVEKIVSSHFRRFSTGVEAWVGLHAVPTPTKLIWEWIDGTTYSAGSVLWDSRAPSTSVSNYPCISLYNINSAGATARWIYRACSTALPFICKYRASS, from the exons ATGGGACATCAAACCTTCTGGGCATTCTGCCTCTTGGCCTGTGTGATGGTGACCTCCTTGGCGGAAG GCTTCCGGGAACGAGCCAAGTGTCCTGAAGAGGCCATTTATTATCGACGCATATGCTACGAACCGGTTTATAGGTCTCTCTCCTGGGCCGAGGCAGAG ATTGAGTGCCAAAACCTGAGGAGTGGAGGCCACCTGGCCACTTTGCGGACTGCTGCAGTGGAAAAAATTGTCTCCTCCCACTTCAGGCGCTTCAGCACTGGCGTAGAGGCCTGGGTTGGGTTGCACGCGGTGCCAACACCCACG AAGCTCATCTGGGAATGGATTGATGGAACCACCTACAGCGCAGGATCCGTCCTCTGGGACAGCAGAGCCCCCAGCACCTCAGTGTCCAACTATCCATGCATCTCACTCTACAACATCAATAGTGCAGGAG CCACAGCCAGGTGGATCTACCGAGCCTGTAGCACTGCCCTGCCCTTCATCTGCAAGTACAGAGCTTCCTCATAG
- the LOC139168819 gene encoding snaclec subunit A, translated as MGRFIFVSLGLLVVAFSLRGSGACCPCGWSSYDKYCYKVFDKRKNWDDAERFCMEQGKGGHLASLGSMEEGNFVSKLALNRLKKEPTYVWIGLRAQGQEQQCSSRWSDGSRIGYENWHPLQSRKCLTLSNWTEYLKWHNYNCDFTLPFICKFLAEPDDPE; from the exons ATGGGGCGATTCATCTTTGTGAGCCTGGGCTTGCTGGTGGTGGCTTTCTCCCTAAGGG GATCTGGAGCTTGTTGTCCCTGTGGTTGGTCCTCCTATGATAAGTATTGCTACAAGGTCTTTGATAAACGCAAGAACTGGGATGATGCCGAG AGGTTCTGCATGGAGCAGGGGAAAGGGGGCCACCTGGCCTCTCTCGGAAGCATGGAAGAGGGGAACTTTGTGAGCAAACTCGCCCTCAATAGATTAAAGAAAGAGCCGACCTATGTCTGGATTGGACTGAGGGCTCAAGGCCAAGAACAG CAATGCAGCTCGAGGTGGAGTGATGGCTCCAGGATCGGTTATGAAAACTGGCATCCCTTACAATCAAGAAAATGTCTTACATTGTCAAACTGGACAG AGTATCTCAAGTGGCACAATTATAACTGCGACTTCACGTTACCTTTCATCTGCAAGTTCCTGGCAGAACCTGATGATCCAGAGTGA
- the LOC139168822 gene encoding snaclec subunit B-like — protein MGPFTFVSLGLLVVAFPLKGSAMDCPSGWSSYDKYCYKVFDERKNWVEAEKFCLEQKTGSHVASILSSEEGSYVSNLALKSLKQPSMWIGLSNLWNQCSWQWSDGSSLSYEAWGDGPDCVIMHLKPGSIDWYNIECKSSLPFTCKFLAAEEAAPE, from the exons aTGGGGCCATTCACCTTTGTGAGCCTGGGCTTGCTGGTTGTGGCTTTCCCCCTAAAGG gaTCTGCAATGGATTGTCCCTCTGGTTGGTCCTCCTATGATAAGTATTGTTACAAGGTCTTTGATGAACGCAAGAATTGGGTCGAAGCCGAG AAGTTCTGCCTCGAGCAGAAGACAGGCAGCCACGTGGCCTCCATCCTCAGCAGTGAAGAAGGGTCCTACGTGTCCAATCTGGCCTTGAAAAGCTTGAAGCAACCTTCTATGTGGATCGGACTGAGTAATCTATGGAAT CAATGCAGCTGGCAGTGGAGTGATGGCTCCAGCCTCAGTTATGAAGCCTGGGGTGACGGACCCGATTGCGTCATAATGCATTTAAAGCCAG GTTCTATCGATTGGTACAACATAGAGTGCAAGAGCTCATTACCTTTCACCTGCAAGTTCCTGGCGGCTGAGGAAGCAGCTCCAGAGTGA